One window of Posidoniimonas polymericola genomic DNA carries:
- a CDS encoding type II secretion system protein yields the protein MNAYLESADEISGASRGTAKIGSLVKWTAYLLPSRTSQQRAERALNTLALSEIDYLTACVIDANRTKPAQGRDILYHAVRGNDISTAEMVATASAVGGLNVDQALANLALVRNAETSSVGAWRFENRWMLNTRVRMWLTQYAWRKAELVRLALLAYRADHGEYPATLEELSPDYITYDDTQLDLLDPWNGLPFGYEPEGFEHTATVDLYAPFVAAGTPVLWGGGTHPENLVESEEQFELDEEGKIVEVSHLHEEEQDELSPGHTLETRTVVGLGGTGIRFFMPLPTDSAEQLEQSERPTFGDPEPREEDDGEEE from the coding sequence ATGAACGCCTACCTTGAGTCAGCAGACGAGATCAGCGGCGCCTCGCGTGGAACGGCTAAGATAGGCAGCCTCGTAAAGTGGACAGCCTACCTGCTGCCGAGCCGCACTAGCCAGCAGCGGGCGGAACGCGCGCTCAATACCCTTGCTCTGAGTGAGATCGACTACTTGACCGCCTGTGTGATCGATGCGAACCGCACCAAACCGGCACAGGGCAGGGACATCCTTTATCACGCGGTGAGGGGAAACGATATCAGCACGGCCGAGATGGTCGCCACCGCCAGCGCCGTCGGGGGGCTCAACGTAGACCAGGCCTTGGCAAACTTGGCGTTGGTGAGAAACGCCGAAACGTCTTCCGTGGGCGCCTGGAGGTTTGAAAACCGTTGGATGCTCAACACCCGGGTACGGATGTGGTTGACGCAGTACGCTTGGAGGAAGGCAGAGTTGGTGCGGTTGGCGCTGCTCGCCTACCGGGCTGATCATGGCGAGTACCCCGCGACGCTGGAGGAACTGTCGCCCGACTACATCACCTACGACGACACACAACTCGACCTGCTCGACCCGTGGAATGGGCTACCGTTTGGGTACGAACCGGAAGGCTTCGAACACACAGCGACAGTCGACCTCTATGCGCCGTTCGTTGCAGCGGGGACGCCCGTCCTGTGGGGTGGCGGCACACATCCCGAGAATCTTGTCGAGTCCGAGGAGCAATTCGAACTCGACGAGGAGGGTAAGATCGTCGAGGTTTCGCACCTCCACGAGGAAGAGCAGGATGAGCTATCACCGGGCCACACGCTAGAAACGCGGACCGTAGTTGGGCTCGGGGGAACAGGCATCCGCTTCTTCATGCCGCTACCGACCGACTCCGCGGAGCAACTAGAGCAGAGTGAACGGCCCACCTTCGGAGATCCCGAGCCCCGTGAAGAGGACGACGGGGAAGAAGAGTAG
- a CDS encoding GntR family transcriptional regulator, whose translation MFIQVNASNGVPVYDQIARQVTFAVADGALAAGDLIPSVRELAKELAVNPNTVARAYRELQSQEVVEPTPGVGLAVRSGARAACRKSRRDLMRRRVSESLSEALAAGLSPDEVETLFTSELKKLRKNHPAAGEQA comes from the coding sequence GTGTTTATCCAGGTCAACGCCTCGAACGGCGTGCCCGTCTACGACCAGATCGCCCGGCAGGTGACGTTCGCCGTCGCCGACGGGGCGCTGGCTGCCGGCGACCTGATCCCCAGCGTCCGCGAGCTCGCCAAGGAGCTCGCCGTGAACCCCAACACGGTCGCCCGCGCGTACCGCGAGCTGCAGTCGCAGGAGGTCGTCGAACCGACGCCCGGCGTCGGGCTGGCGGTCCGGTCGGGCGCCAGGGCCGCCTGCCGCAAGTCCCGCCGCGACCTGATGCGGCGGCGCGTCAGCGAGTCGCTCAGCGAGGCGCTGGCCGCCGGCCTCTCGCCCGACGAGGTCGAGACCCTCTTCACATCCGAGCTCAAGAAGCTCCGCAAGAACCACCCCGCCGCCGGAGAACAGGCATGA
- a CDS encoding DUF1501 domain-containing protein, translated as MTHQRYTTSRRDFLCRCANGFGAVSLTALLADKAFCNGSFASGAHGLHHTPRAKNVIFLYMDGGPSQVDTFDPKPLLAKHSGASPGQFFKVAPTQFNNNGALLGSQWKFRRHGQSGIEVSELFPHVAGVVDELAVVRSMVSEFPEHTSANYFLHSGSGLQGRPSMGAWLSYGLGSESQDLPGFVVMDGGLIPPGGIDCFGNGFLPASYQGSMFKPSGSAVANISRREATAADQRRKLRLMEQLDSLASAGFRQHDAIESAVENYELAYRMQTAVPGLMDLADEPEHTRRSYGLDSKHRGTQIYAAECLVARRLVERGVRFVELTCPRLDTDRWDQHSNLKYGHEQNALAVDQPIAALIADLKQRGLLDETLVVWAGEFGRTPFAQGSDGRDHNPHGFTIWMAGGGVRGGMVYGATDEFGYHAVENRVEVHDLHATMLHLLGVDHTRSTYRFGGRDMRLTDVKGHVIDALIA; from the coding sequence ATGACGCACCAGCGCTACACAACCTCCCGACGTGACTTCCTCTGCCGCTGCGCCAACGGTTTCGGCGCGGTGTCGCTAACGGCGTTGCTGGCCGACAAGGCCTTCTGCAACGGGTCGTTCGCCAGCGGCGCCCACGGCCTGCACCACACCCCCCGCGCGAAGAACGTCATCTTCCTGTACATGGACGGCGGCCCCTCGCAGGTCGACACGTTCGACCCAAAGCCGCTGCTCGCCAAGCACAGCGGCGCCTCCCCGGGCCAGTTCTTCAAGGTCGCGCCGACGCAGTTCAACAACAACGGCGCGCTGCTCGGCAGCCAGTGGAAGTTCCGCCGCCACGGGCAGTCCGGCATCGAAGTCAGCGAGCTGTTCCCGCACGTCGCCGGAGTGGTCGACGAGCTGGCGGTGGTGCGGTCGATGGTGTCGGAGTTCCCGGAGCACACCTCGGCCAACTACTTCCTGCATTCCGGCAGCGGCCTGCAGGGCCGGCCCAGCATGGGGGCGTGGCTGTCGTACGGCCTGGGGAGCGAGAGCCAGGACCTGCCCGGCTTTGTCGTGATGGACGGCGGACTGATCCCGCCTGGGGGGATCGACTGCTTCGGCAACGGCTTCCTGCCCGCCAGCTACCAGGGCTCGATGTTCAAGCCCTCGGGCTCGGCGGTCGCCAACATCTCGCGCCGCGAGGCGACCGCCGCCGACCAGCGCCGCAAGCTGCGGCTGATGGAGCAACTCGACTCGCTCGCCTCGGCCGGGTTCCGCCAGCACGACGCCATCGAGTCGGCGGTCGAGAACTACGAGCTCGCCTACCGCATGCAGACCGCCGTGCCGGGGCTGATGGACCTAGCCGACGAGCCGGAGCACACACGCCGCTCGTACGGCCTCGACTCCAAGCACCGCGGCACACAGATCTACGCCGCCGAGTGCCTGGTCGCGCGGCGGCTGGTCGAACGCGGCGTGAGGTTCGTCGAGCTCACCTGCCCGCGGCTCGACACCGACCGCTGGGACCAGCACTCGAACCTGAAGTACGGCCACGAGCAGAACGCCCTGGCGGTCGACCAGCCAATCGCCGCGCTGATCGCAGACCTCAAGCAACGCGGCCTGCTGGACGAGACCCTGGTCGTCTGGGCCGGGGAGTTCGGCCGCACGCCGTTCGCCCAGGGCTCGGACGGCCGCGACCACAACCCGCACGGCTTCACGATCTGGATGGCCGGCGGCGGCGTCCGCGGCGGGATGGTCTACGGCGCGACCGACGAGTTTGGTTACCACGCGGTCGAGAACCGCGTCGAGGTGCACGACCTGCACGCCACGATGCTGCACCTGTTGGGCGTCGACCACACCCGCAGCACCTACCGCTTCGGCGGCCGCGACATGCGCCTGACCGACGTCAAAGGGCACGTCATCGACGCGCTGATTGCGTAG
- a CDS encoding ABC transporter permease subunit, with the protein MNAALANPIAPAAPDTLRLAKRFFWKELRMQSGLAVGTAVSTLLVMLIYRASSPISGRPDAMAVLALGAAALFCVAAAVTLFSVEREEGTMLYLQSLPENRWATLLGKLTSAIVLTPLLFGVLLAVGAVVAGGVGPSERTWLVLGTTGVVVLLELLVWSLLASLLVPKPLLAACLGIAGASFCSFATIAATGGNVDLFELGDSQALPARLVVALLIGALDVWLGLNWLPRGEQHVTIKTTNRAKEKPAARANVGWLGSFGRLAWQTHRQSWKSAFAATVIGGCLTLAWPLVLGMAMGMDNLVRETPRPAILLGALFVPALMGALVFREDQRRRQHRFLAEHAAPPRRVWLARQVVGLGYLTLMYCGIAITLFAAAAIYWRRNVFGTWIDLDQQDHAGWTSGFLEQVALTQQYDTTVAVLVGVAAAAFAAYAVGQFFSLTLRSEIFAGLLAFGAAWLLAGWAMLVFYWMLSPLWAVAPFGLAALLATWLRAPAWLFERGGVKPWLLPAVVLTAPLAFVMLAVPAARDAQLAPRYQTHNLPNGEAAIAAMAANARAERSRGREVADGYTLLKSGGTMDSDALQEFIRLSKIDCRLPPSPLKKTGRTEPLDELIQQALRLSEPGRRLEVLLACRRANVQRLRGRPGYAISWDPPRVGYRPGNRCLGSDRRANQSRDPRGARPAPYDRLAGKRPDRCDDERLP; encoded by the coding sequence ATGAACGCCGCCCTCGCCAACCCAATCGCCCCCGCCGCCCCCGACACGCTGCGACTGGCCAAGCGGTTCTTCTGGAAAGAGCTGCGGATGCAGAGCGGGCTGGCGGTTGGGACCGCGGTGTCAACGCTGTTGGTAATGCTGATCTACCGCGCGAGCAGCCCAATAAGCGGGCGGCCCGACGCGATGGCAGTGCTTGCACTGGGCGCTGCGGCGCTGTTCTGTGTCGCCGCGGCGGTCACGCTGTTCTCGGTCGAACGCGAAGAGGGCACCATGCTGTACCTGCAGTCACTGCCCGAGAACCGCTGGGCGACGCTGCTCGGCAAGCTAACGTCGGCCATCGTGCTGACGCCGCTGCTCTTCGGCGTATTGCTCGCTGTGGGAGCGGTGGTTGCTGGCGGCGTCGGGCCGTCAGAGCGGACATGGCTTGTGCTTGGCACAACCGGCGTCGTGGTACTGCTCGAGCTGCTTGTGTGGAGCTTACTCGCATCACTGCTCGTGCCGAAACCGCTGCTGGCGGCCTGCCTTGGAATCGCTGGGGCGTCGTTTTGCTCGTTCGCAACGATCGCCGCCACCGGGGGCAACGTCGACCTGTTCGAGTTGGGCGACTCGCAGGCGTTGCCTGCCCGGTTGGTCGTCGCGCTGTTAATCGGCGCGCTCGACGTGTGGCTCGGCCTGAACTGGCTGCCGCGGGGTGAACAGCATGTGACGATCAAAACCACCAACAGAGCTAAAGAAAAGCCCGCCGCACGGGCCAACGTCGGCTGGCTCGGCTCGTTCGGCCGGCTGGCGTGGCAGACGCACCGGCAGTCGTGGAAGTCGGCGTTTGCGGCGACGGTGATCGGCGGGTGCCTGACTCTCGCGTGGCCGCTGGTCCTCGGGATGGCAATGGGAATGGATAACTTGGTCCGCGAGACTCCCCGGCCTGCAATCCTCCTAGGCGCCTTATTCGTGCCCGCGCTGATGGGCGCCCTGGTGTTCCGCGAGGACCAGCGGCGGCGGCAGCACCGCTTCTTGGCGGAGCACGCGGCGCCGCCGCGGCGGGTCTGGCTAGCCAGGCAGGTAGTGGGGCTGGGCTACTTGACGCTGATGTACTGCGGCATTGCGATCACCCTTTTCGCAGCAGCAGCCATCTATTGGCGTCGCAACGTGTTCGGCACTTGGATCGACCTCGACCAGCAGGACCATGCTGGCTGGACCTCCGGGTTCCTCGAGCAAGTCGCCTTAACTCAGCAGTACGACACCACGGTCGCGGTGCTGGTGGGCGTGGCCGCCGCCGCATTTGCCGCCTACGCCGTTGGGCAGTTCTTCTCGCTGACGTTGCGGAGCGAGATCTTCGCCGGGCTACTCGCGTTCGGGGCGGCGTGGCTGTTGGCGGGCTGGGCGATGCTCGTGTTCTACTGGATGCTGTCGCCGCTGTGGGCGGTCGCGCCGTTCGGACTCGCCGCCCTACTGGCGACCTGGCTGCGGGCGCCGGCCTGGCTGTTCGAACGCGGCGGCGTAAAACCGTGGCTCCTGCCGGCGGTCGTGCTGACGGCGCCACTGGCGTTTGTCATGCTGGCCGTGCCCGCGGCCCGCGACGCGCAGCTCGCCCCGCGGTACCAGACCCACAACCTGCCCAACGGCGAGGCGGCGATTGCCGCCATGGCAGCCAACGCCCGAGCAGAGCGTTCGCGGGGCCGCGAGGTCGCCGACGGCTACACGCTACTCAAGAGCGGCGGCACCATGGACAGCGACGCGCTCCAAGAGTTCATCCGCCTGAGCAAGATCGACTGCCGCCTGCCGCCCTCGCCGCTCAAGAAGACCGGCAGGACCGAACCGCTCGATGAATTGATCCAGCAGGCCCTTCGGCTCAGCGAACCTGGCCGGCGCCTGGAAGTCTTGCTCGCCTGCCGGCGGGCGAACGTTCAGCGTCTGAGGGGCAGGCCCGGCTACGCGATCAGCTGGGATCCGCCGCGCGTCGGATATCGACCAGGCAATCGCTGCCTGGGCAGCGACCGAAGGGCGAACCAGTCAAGAGATCCTCGCGGTGCGAGACCAGCTCCGTATGATCGATTGGCCGGCAAACGACCCGACAGATGTGACGATGAACGCCTACCTTGA
- a CDS encoding ABC transporter ATP-binding protein, which produces MTNVIEIDRVTKRYGRFTAVDDATLRVPAGCVFALLGENGAGKTTLVRMLLGLLSPDAGSISVFGRNSTTHGEEVRRLLGYVPERPTLYEWMTAAEIGWFTAGFYGDGFEQHYRNLLDRFRVPTSRKIGKMSKGMRAKVSLSLAMAHQPRLLVLDEPTSGLDTLVRREFLESMVDLAAEGHTVLLSSHLIGEVERVADQVAVVREGKILAVDPLDRLKLGAYEITATMHGSAAAPPPVPGTLLTSSRRGKQWRLLVRDVEDEGAIDRLADLDSVAVVDRRTPSLEEIFVAYMTENHPPSANGQPGVLQEV; this is translated from the coding sequence ATGACCAACGTGATCGAGATCGACCGAGTCACCAAACGCTACGGCCGGTTCACCGCCGTCGACGACGCGACGCTGCGGGTGCCGGCGGGCTGCGTGTTCGCCCTGTTGGGTGAGAACGGCGCCGGCAAGACAACGCTCGTCCGCATGCTGCTCGGGCTGCTGTCGCCCGACGCCGGGTCGATCTCGGTCTTCGGACGCAACAGCACGACGCACGGCGAGGAAGTGCGGCGGCTGCTCGGCTACGTGCCGGAACGGCCGACGCTGTACGAGTGGATGACCGCCGCCGAGATCGGCTGGTTTACCGCCGGCTTCTACGGCGACGGCTTCGAGCAGCACTACCGCAACCTGCTCGACCGCTTCCGCGTGCCGACCTCGCGCAAGATCGGCAAGATGTCCAAGGGCATGCGGGCGAAGGTGTCATTGTCGCTCGCCATGGCGCACCAGCCGCGGCTATTGGTGCTCGACGAGCCGACCTCGGGCCTCGACACTCTGGTGCGGCGGGAGTTCCTCGAGAGCATGGTCGACCTGGCGGCCGAGGGGCACACGGTCCTGCTCTCGAGCCACCTAATCGGCGAGGTCGAACGCGTGGCGGACCAGGTGGCGGTGGTGCGCGAGGGCAAGATCCTGGCGGTCGACCCGCTCGACCGGCTGAAGCTCGGCGCGTACGAGATCACCGCCACGATGCACGGCTCGGCCGCCGCCCCGCCGCCGGTCCCCGGCACGCTGCTCACCAGCAGCCGCCGCGGCAAGCAGTGGCGGCTCTTGGTGCGCGACGTCGAGGACGAGGGCGCCATCGACCGCCTGGCCGACCTCGACTCGGTGGCCGTGGTCGACCGCCGCACGCCGAGCCTCGAGGAGATTTTCGTGGCGTACATGACCGAGAACCATCCGCCCTCGGCCAACGGTCAACCCGGCGTGCTGCAAGAGGTTTAA